The following are from one region of the Pelagibius sp. CAU 1746 genome:
- a CDS encoding ribonuclease D, which yields MAPPEIHLHQGDLPAGLTLGDSVAVDSETMGLDLSRDRLCLLQLSAGDGVCHLVQFPLGSYDAPNLKALLSDPGVTKIFHFARFDVAAIRRYLGVDCTPVYCTKIASKLVRTYTDRHGLKDLCRELLGVEISKQQQSSDWGTAELSQEQLAYAASDVLYLHQLRAKLDVMLAREGRAELAQACFRFLPTRAALDIAGWNDIDIFAH from the coding sequence GTGGCACCTCCTGAAATTCATCTCCACCAGGGCGATCTGCCGGCCGGCCTCACGCTGGGCGACAGCGTCGCCGTCGACAGCGAGACCATGGGCCTGGACCTGTCGCGCGACCGGCTGTGCCTGCTGCAGCTTTCCGCCGGCGACGGGGTCTGCCACCTGGTGCAGTTTCCCTTGGGAAGCTACGACGCCCCCAACCTCAAGGCGCTGTTGAGCGACCCGGGGGTGACCAAGATATTCCACTTCGCCCGCTTCGACGTGGCGGCGATCCGCCGCTACCTCGGCGTTGATTGCACTCCGGTCTATTGCACCAAGATCGCCTCCAAGCTGGTGCGCACCTATACCGACCGCCATGGCCTGAAGGATCTCTGCCGCGAGCTCCTGGGGGTGGAAATCTCCAAGCAGCAGCAGTCTTCGGACTGGGGCACGGCGGAACTGAGCCAGGAGCAGCTCGCCTACGCGGCTTCCGATGTCTTGTATCTGCACCAACTGCGCGCCAAGTTAGACGTCATGTTGGCGCGCGAAGGGCGCGCGGAGCTGGCTCAGGCCTGCTTCCGGTTCCTGCCGACGCGCGCGGCGCTCGACATCGCCGGTTGGAACGACATCGACATTTTCGCCCATTAG